A genomic segment from Gracilimonas sediminicola encodes:
- a CDS encoding DUF3078 domain-containing protein, which translates to MTIRIKALTAFLFLSFISLTVSAQTITIPDTLSGWEQKWVASFNGSQAAYSNWSQGGASSVSGTGSSVLNLLYRQDQFAYGFRTNVKYGQSRIKNEGVRKTDDLISIRNRFTYTFREDGSLAAYGVIGFQTQFDKGYEYNSEEGVPDELISDFMAPAYINEGVGLAYEPGNSFTFEAGLGLKQTIVNDDSLSAVYGLDPGDNFRSEGGLTTGITFEKQVAENIMYSSSLETFTNFLIPVSETDVMWGNELVGQINSIVSASFQFELRYDNDFSSEVQLKQVLSAGVSVNLY; encoded by the coding sequence ATGACTATCAGAATTAAAGCTTTAACAGCCTTTCTTTTTTTAAGTTTTATTTCACTAACAGTTTCAGCCCAAACCATTACCATCCCGGATACTCTAAGCGGATGGGAGCAAAAATGGGTGGCTAGTTTCAATGGCTCACAAGCAGCCTACAGCAACTGGTCGCAGGGTGGTGCAAGCTCAGTAAGCGGAACAGGTTCATCCGTCCTAAATTTACTTTACCGGCAGGACCAATTTGCCTATGGATTCAGAACCAACGTTAAGTATGGACAATCCAGAATTAAGAACGAAGGGGTCCGTAAAACAGATGACCTTATTTCCATCAGAAACCGATTTACTTATACCTTCAGGGAAGACGGTTCGCTTGCTGCTTACGGGGTGATAGGTTTTCAAACCCAGTTTGATAAGGGGTACGAATACAATAGTGAAGAAGGGGTTCCTGATGAGTTGATATCAGATTTTATGGCACCGGCTTATATTAATGAAGGCGTTGGTTTGGCATACGAACCCGGTAATTCCTTTACCTTTGAGGCAGGTTTGGGGCTTAAGCAAACCATTGTAAATGATGATAGCTTATCTGCCGTTTATGGCCTTGATCCGGGCGATAACTTCCGGTCAGAAGGTGGTTTAACGACCGGCATTACATTTGAAAAACAAGTGGCCGAAAACATTATGTACAGCAGCAGCCTCGAAACCTTCACCAATTTCCTGATCCCCGTCAGTGAAACAGACGTAATGTGGGGAAATGAACTGGTCGGGCAAATCAACAGTATTGTGAGTGCCTCTTTTCAGTTTGAACTTCGCTACGATAACGACTTTTCCAGTGAAGTACAGCTTAAGCAGGTGCTGTCTGCCGGTGTTTCTGTAAATCTTTACTAA
- a CDS encoding phosphoribosyltransferase family protein: MKKQIVLMDRARMERTLKRMAIQVWERINKENEGEMVLIGLNERGEATARLLGESLEELMGTDIAVHRYDVQGKASKSSLPDCNDKFVLLVDDVIFSGKTMFSALSAVCSVYEPESIEIAALLDRGHRKYPLRTDLMGITVPTKPGEHIEVMLKDGSLSQAVLFKNN; this comes from the coding sequence ATGAAAAAGCAGATTGTTTTAATGGATCGGGCGCGGATGGAGCGCACGCTTAAGCGAATGGCGATACAGGTTTGGGAGCGAATCAATAAAGAGAATGAAGGTGAAATGGTATTGATTGGCTTGAATGAACGGGGAGAAGCAACGGCCCGGCTTCTTGGGGAGAGCCTCGAAGAATTAATGGGAACAGATATAGCGGTTCACCGATATGATGTACAAGGGAAAGCCTCCAAAAGCAGCCTCCCGGATTGCAACGATAAGTTTGTACTGCTTGTTGATGATGTGATTTTCTCTGGCAAAACTATGTTTAGCGCACTGTCGGCGGTTTGCAGTGTTTACGAACCCGAAAGTATCGAAATCGCTGCTTTATTGGATCGCGGACACCGCAAATACCCGTTACGAACAGACTTGATGGGAATAACAGTACCGACTAAGCCCGGAGAACATATTGAGGTAATGCTTAAAGACGGTAGCCTCAGCCAAGCCGTACTTTTTAAGAATAATTAA
- a CDS encoding YtxH domain-containing protein, whose product MKRVLGTLLVSATAFAGGMVTALLLSPKSGEVNRRWVSKQGKKTKGILEEKSRKWKEDSEKRIDRFSKGVKRTLKDSVPNLYEATENLHFSEGEEVEEITRHG is encoded by the coding sequence ATGAAACGTGTACTTGGAACATTATTAGTAAGTGCCACTGCCTTTGCCGGAGGCATGGTAACCGCGTTACTGCTATCCCCAAAAAGCGGTGAAGTAAACCGACGCTGGGTAAGCAAGCAGGGGAAAAAGACCAAAGGCATTCTGGAAGAAAAAAGCCGTAAATGGAAAGAAGACAGCGAGAAGAGAATTGACCGCTTTTCCAAAGGCGTGAAAAGAACGCTGAAAGATTCCGTCCCCAATTTATACGAAGCCACTGAAAATCTTCATTTTTCTGAGGGGGAAGAAGTAGAAGAAATTACCCGACATGGCTAA
- a CDS encoding DUF2851 family protein, which produces MAKPGFAHSEAFLQWIWENLLFDFSDLQTTSGHAVTILNPGKKNVSDGPDFKQATLEIDGLRWHGDIELHTKSSNWRSHAHHTDPNFNSVVLHVVADSNPEQVQTQNRSRPYTLNILPYLSEKLHVFLKNFEEHSPELPCTSGFHFISEEAFYRQIEQAHREYFEKKSDDFLTFFDPNLLPSKAWKQALIISLWDGLGIPHNREAMATTAAELLKKWDGQDIKEAKAMSLEIAGFTNADSDLNWNYKSVRPANHPEKRIEQAVELSAAILQEPFNHFLATEAIHLWEQWFRKAALNQTARFEILFGTVYLPALFMLGNLFASGRLKSASLSSWKNLRTPIPASLLKKFRPFHLQDKRYRKKLGSIHQLNSYCKASRCSECFVLKKAIQS; this is translated from the coding sequence ATGGCTAAACCGGGCTTTGCACATTCTGAAGCCTTTTTGCAATGGATTTGGGAAAACCTGCTTTTTGATTTTTCGGACTTGCAAACAACGTCCGGGCATGCTGTTACCATCCTGAATCCCGGGAAGAAAAACGTCTCAGACGGGCCTGATTTCAAGCAGGCTACACTTGAAATTGACGGGCTTCGCTGGCATGGTGATATTGAGCTTCACACTAAAAGCTCCAACTGGAGATCACACGCTCATCACACGGATCCAAATTTTAATAGCGTGGTTCTGCATGTTGTAGCCGACTCAAATCCTGAACAAGTTCAGACCCAAAATCGCAGCCGGCCTTACACGCTCAATATTTTACCCTATCTCTCTGAAAAATTACACGTATTCTTAAAGAATTTTGAAGAACACTCCCCTGAGTTACCCTGCACCTCCGGTTTTCATTTTATTTCTGAAGAAGCTTTTTACCGCCAGATAGAACAAGCACACCGGGAGTATTTTGAAAAGAAATCCGATGATTTTCTCACCTTTTTTGATCCTAACCTGCTTCCATCCAAAGCCTGGAAACAAGCCCTCATTATTTCTCTTTGGGATGGGCTCGGCATTCCGCACAATCGGGAAGCCATGGCTACCACTGCCGCAGAGCTGTTAAAAAAATGGGATGGGCAGGATATAAAAGAAGCTAAGGCAATGAGCCTGGAAATTGCAGGTTTCACAAACGCCGATTCAGATCTGAACTGGAATTATAAATCAGTCCGCCCCGCCAATCACCCTGAAAAGCGGATTGAACAGGCTGTAGAATTAAGTGCGGCTATTCTTCAGGAACCATTTAATCATTTTCTTGCTACTGAAGCGATTCACCTCTGGGAGCAATGGTTCCGGAAAGCGGCGCTCAACCAAACCGCCCGCTTCGAGATTTTATTTGGCACGGTCTATCTTCCCGCACTCTTTATGCTGGGAAATTTATTTGCTTCCGGCCGGCTGAAATCTGCTTCACTCTCAAGCTGGAAAAATTTAAGAACCCCGATACCGGCCTCTTTGCTCAAAAAGTTCCGGCCTTTCCATCTTCAGGACAAACGATATCGCAAAAAGCTGGGCTCAATCCACCAATTAAATTCATATTGCAAAGCTTCCCGATGCTCTGAATGTTTTGTACTAAAAAAAGCGATTCAGTCTTGA
- a CDS encoding ribose-phosphate diphosphokinase: protein MDTPLAIFSGTSNPALARAIAEEYGTSLGDVTIKKFSDGEQYVKYEQSIRGEDIFVIQSTPPPGDNIIELLLLLDAAKRASVKRVTAVIPYFGYARQDRKDQPRVSIGSKLMANLLVKAGADRILTMDLHAAQIQGFFDIPLDHLYASRAFIDHFTSNPIDNLVVVAPDVGSLKMARAYSKKLGATLAFIDKRRPKANQSEIMNLIGEVEGKNVLIVDDLIDTAGTLTNAAAALKERGALSIVAICTHPILSGPAFQRIEDSPIDELLVTDTVQLRQPSDKIKVLSIANIFAEAIQRIHTNDTISALFDN, encoded by the coding sequence GTGGACACACCTCTGGCGATTTTTTCCGGAACAAGTAACCCGGCTTTGGCAAGAGCAATTGCTGAAGAATATGGCACATCATTAGGTGATGTGACTATTAAAAAGTTTTCAGATGGAGAGCAGTACGTTAAGTACGAGCAAAGCATTCGGGGCGAAGACATTTTTGTGATACAGTCTACGCCTCCTCCCGGTGATAACATTATCGAACTTTTGTTATTGCTGGATGCCGCTAAACGAGCTTCAGTGAAAAGGGTAACCGCCGTTATTCCCTATTTTGGATATGCCCGGCAGGATCGTAAAGATCAGCCCCGGGTGTCAATAGGTTCAAAATTGATGGCTAACCTGCTGGTTAAAGCCGGTGCCGATCGCATCTTAACGATGGATTTGCACGCAGCTCAGATACAAGGATTTTTTGATATCCCGCTTGACCATTTATATGCAAGCCGGGCTTTTATTGATCATTTTACTTCCAACCCTATCGATAACCTGGTAGTGGTAGCTCCTGATGTTGGCAGCCTTAAAATGGCACGTGCTTACTCTAAAAAATTGGGCGCTACGCTGGCATTTATTGATAAGAGAAGGCCTAAAGCCAACCAATCTGAAATCATGAACCTGATTGGGGAAGTAGAAGGAAAGAATGTGTTAATCGTCGATGATTTGATCGACACAGCCGGAACATTGACGAATGCTGCAGCAGCTTTGAAAGAACGAGGCGCGCTCAGTATTGTCGCAATTTGTACACACCCGATTTTGTCGGGTCCGGCATTTCAGCGAATCGAAGATTCGCCTATTGATGAGTTGTTGGTAACGGATACCGTTCAGCTTCGCCAGCCTTCGGATAAGATTAAAGTGCTGAGCATTGCGAATATTTTTGCTGAAGCTATACAACGCATTCACACTAACGACACTATCAGTGCACTGTTTGATAATTAA
- a CDS encoding 50S ribosomal protein L25 produces MAYPELVKLEGKVRETSKKANKALREELRVPAVLYGPDVEENVHFSIDELELEKILRKPQTKLQELTVDGKSYKTLLKRTEFDPVTDRPIHADFYVLADDQKVTLRVPIKISGNAKGVVENGGRVFKPMNFVRIRVLPADIPAEFEIDISPLEIGQSFHISDLELEGIIPLDDLSRTIVTIRPPKGADFLENLVAGITEETEEEVVAEGEAAEGEELAEGEEAPEGEEGEDSSEEKTEE; encoded by the coding sequence ATGGCATACCCAGAATTAGTAAAACTTGAAGGAAAGGTCAGAGAGACCAGCAAAAAGGCGAATAAAGCGCTCAGGGAAGAATTACGTGTCCCGGCTGTTCTCTATGGTCCTGATGTTGAGGAAAATGTTCACTTTTCTATTGATGAACTTGAATTAGAGAAGATTTTAAGAAAGCCTCAAACCAAGCTTCAGGAACTCACTGTTGACGGCAAATCCTACAAAACTCTGTTAAAAAGAACGGAATTCGACCCGGTTACAGACCGTCCGATCCATGCCGACTTTTACGTATTGGCTGACGATCAAAAAGTTACACTTCGTGTTCCTATCAAGATTTCAGGAAATGCGAAAGGGGTTGTTGAAAATGGTGGTCGCGTATTCAAACCAATGAATTTTGTGCGAATTCGCGTACTTCCAGCTGACATTCCTGCAGAGTTTGAAATTGACATTTCTCCACTCGAAATCGGCCAGTCTTTCCATATTTCTGATTTGGAACTGGAAGGTATTATTCCTTTGGATGACCTCAGCCGAACCATCGTAACCATTCGTCCTCCGAAAGGTGCCGACTTCCTCGAAAATCTTGTGGCCGGTATTACTGAAGAGACCGAAGAAGAAGTTGTTGCTGAAGGCGAAGCGGCCGAAGGTGAAGAACTTGCTGAAGGCGAAGAAGCTCCTGAAGGTGAGGAAGGAGAAGATTCTTCTGAAGAAAAAACAGAAGAATAA
- the pth gene encoding aminoacyl-tRNA hydrolase, with the protein MSLIVGLGNIGQEYEGTRHNIGFEIVDAIAETLSTTFRPGNGPFVVAEGRHRGRKVVLIKPTTYMNRSGVAVRKALSEYKTDKQDCLIVYDDLNLDVGDVRLRPQGSAGGHNGIANIIELLGTREFPRLRFGIGNDFPKGRQVDFVLSPFNNSDQKYLEEGIQKAHDACLHFAREGIAKTMNNFN; encoded by the coding sequence ATGTCCCTTATTGTTGGATTAGGAAATATCGGGCAAGAATATGAAGGAACACGTCACAACATCGGTTTTGAAATTGTTGACGCGATAGCTGAAACTCTTTCTACCACATTTAGGCCTGGAAACGGGCCTTTTGTGGTTGCAGAAGGAAGGCATCGCGGGCGGAAAGTGGTGTTGATTAAGCCAACTACTTATATGAATAGAAGTGGTGTCGCGGTACGAAAAGCACTTTCTGAGTACAAAACAGACAAACAGGACTGCCTTATTGTATATGACGACCTTAATCTTGACGTCGGTGACGTTCGGTTAAGGCCACAAGGCAGCGCCGGCGGTCACAATGGGATTGCCAACATCATTGAGTTATTGGGAACACGTGAGTTTCCACGACTTCGGTTTGGCATCGGAAATGATTTTCCGAAAGGCCGGCAGGTTGATTTTGTACTTTCGCCGTTCAACAACTCAGATCAAAAGTATTTGGAAGAGGGCATTCAAAAAGCCCATGATGCCTGCCTGCATTTTGCACGGGAAGGCATCGCAAAAACCATGAACAACTTTAATTAA